GCTTCCCGGCTGGCCAGAATGGCGGCGGCGGCGTGGGCCGCCAGCACCGAGCCGATGACTTCGGAATCCGCGTCGAAACCGCCGGCTTCTTTGGAGAAGACGTTCAATGCGCCCGCGGTCCGGTCGCCGGTGTAAAGCTTGAAGGACAGGCTGCTTCGCACGCCCATCTTCCACACGGCCTGCGAATACGGCGCCCACCGCTTCTCGGTCTTGAAATCGTCGGTGCGGACCACTAACTCGTTGACCGCGGCGTCGATGCAGGGGCCCGTGCCGTGTTTCTGCTGCAAGCGGTCCAGCTCATAGATCAACTCCGACGTGCCGGCGAGCGACTCGAATTTGCCGCCCTTGGCGACTAATAACACCCCGGCGGTGTCGGCGGCCGCTAGGAGGTCGACCGCGGCCGACGTGACTCCGTCGAGGACGTGGTCGATATCGCGGGGAGCGGCTACCGAACGAGACAAGTCGGCCATCCGCTGCGCAAGTTCGAGCGTCGGTGAATTAGCCATATCCGCGCGGATTACCCAGATGCGGCCGAAGTATTCGCTCCGCGCCGCTGCTTGTTGTCAGCGAATGGCTTCGACGGCCTTCTTCGCCTCGGCCAACCCGGCGCCGGTGAGGGTGCGATATTCCTTGATTGCGCCGATCATGTTGCCCTCCCGGGCCAGCGCGACCACCGTGGCCGGCATGCCGTGGACGTGGGCGTTGGCGAACGGCACGTATGCGTCCGGAAACAGTGTCTGAAGTTGCTTTTCGATGTAATCGAGACGGGCTCGCGCGCCCTCGTCAACGTCGCTCACAGGCGAAAGCTACCTGATTCGTGGCGTGTTAGCCCAGCACTACGACCGACTCGTCGTTGGCCCGGAAGATGGGTTCCAAGGGGACTGCGAATCTCTCGGCCATCTCGGTGAGCGCCCGCGACCAGACCAGTTCGATGGTCGATACCGGCCCGCGTCCGGGGCCGGACAGCAGCAATGCCACCGTCGTTCCCGGTTCCAGGTCGTCGAGCAGCGTCCGCAACGACGACATCAGGTTCCATACGACGCGGCCGCGCGGTCGTGGCCGGACCGGGATCTGGCTGAGCGTCTTGGCGAAACAGCGGTCCGGGCCGATCAGCCCGAACCACAGCAGCCGGGTGCCAAACCCTAACGGTCCCATCAATGCTCGCCAGCGCTCACGCAGATCCTGCGTCGAATGAACTGGATCGCAGGCTGTGTGAATGGGCGGGATCGGCACTACTTCAGAGTGGGTCATCCGCGCATCTTCGCCCGGACCCGGACCTTGCTGGTAGTCAGTTATCCACAGCGCAGGATCGCGAACGAGTGCGCGGGCAACTCCGCGCCCGCCGCACCGACGGCTGGCTCCTCGGATGCCAGCACCACGTCGCCGGTGAATGGGACGGTCACCGGCCGCACCCCGAGATTGCATGCGACCGTCAAGCCGCCGCGACGTACCGCTATCCAGCGCTCGGCTTCGTCGTAATCGACGCTCATATCGTCCAGCCAGGGATCACTGAGATCGCTTTCGTTGCGCCGCAATGCAATCAGATCTTTGTACAGCTGCAGCAATCTCGCATGCTCGCCGTCGTCGAGTTCGGACCAGTTCAGCTTGGAACGCTCGAAGGTTTGCGGGTCCTGCGGGTCGGGGATGTCGTCGGCGTCCCAACCATGGTCGGCGAACTCCTTCTTGCGGCCCTCGGCGGTGGCGCGGGCCAGCTCGGGTTCGGGATGGGAGCTGAAGAACTGGAACGGGGTGGACGCGCCCCATTCCTCACCCATGAAAAGCATTGTCGTGTATGGCGAGGTGAGCACCAAAGCGGCCTTGACGGCGAGTTGTCCAAAGGTGAGGTTCTGCGACGGCCTGTCGCCGAGCGCACGATTGCCGACCTGGTCATGAGTGCAGGTGTAGGCCAGCAGACGGGTCGCCGGAATCGTCGCGGTGTCCAGCGGCCGGCCGTGGCGCCGCTTTCGGAACGACGAGTAGGTCGCGGCGTGAAAAAACGCGCGGCGCAATGTCGTTGCCAATGTGCCTAGCGACCCGAAGTCGGCGTAGTAGCCCTGGCGCTCACCGGACACCGCGGTGTGGATTGCGTGGTGGATGTCGTCGTCCCACTGCGCGGTCATACCGAGACCATGGTCAGCCCGGGCCGTGATCATCCTCGGGTCGTTCAGGTCGCTCTCGGCGATCAGCGACAACGGTCGGCCGAGTTCTTGTGCCAGCGCGTCGGTTTCGGCGGACAGCTCCTCCAGGATGTGGATTGCGGTGGTGTCGAACAAGGCGTGCACCGCGTCCAGTCGCAGGCCGTCGGCACCGAAGTCGCGCATCCAGCGCAACGCACAGCCGATGATGTACCGGCGCACCTCGTCGGATTCGGCGTCGGCGATGTTGATTCCTTCGCCCCACGGATTGCTCGCCGACGACAGATACGGGCCGAACCGCGGCAGGTAGTTACCCGACGGCCCGAGGTGGTTGAAGACCGCGTCGATCAACACCCCGAGGCCACGACGGTGGCAGGCCTCGATGAAGCGCACCAAACCGTCGGGGCCACCGTAGGGTTCATGCACGGCGTACCACAACACGCCGTCATAGCCCCAGCCGTGTGTGCCGGAGAACGCGTTGACCGGCATCACTTCGACGAAGTCGACGCCTAAGTCGACCAGATAGTCCAGCTTGTCGACGGCCGCGTCGAAAGTCCCTTCGGGAGTGAAGGTTCCGATGTGCAGCTCGTAGATCACCGCACCGTCCACCGACCGACCTGCCCATCCGTGGTCACCTGGCGCGGCGGGCTCCCACAGTTGGGAGCGCTCGTGCACGCCTTCGGGCTGACGGGCCGAACGCGGGTCGGGTAGCGGCGTCGGGTCGTGGTCGACCAGGAATCCGTAGCGCGCATCCGCCGCCGCGTCCACCGTTGCGCGCCACCAGCCGTTGTCGTCGCGGGTCATCGGTGACACCGTGCCCTCGACGTCCAGACGCACGGTTTCCGGCTTGGGGGCCCATACCGCGAATTCAGGCATCAGCACGCTCCAGCAACGCGACCGGCAGATCAGCGAACAACTCGGCTGCCGGCACGGTCCCGTGTAGGGTCGCTCCGGTCAATGCACTGGTCCACGTGCCCTCGGGCAGTGTGATCACGGTGTCTCCCCATCCGGATTCTTCGAGCTGCACCGTCCAACGGGTGACCGCCACCAACACCTCGTCACCGCGTCCGAATGCCACCACGTGATCGGCCCCGGTGCCGGTGGCCGGCATCGGGTGGTAGCCGCCGCGCAGGAAGGTGTCCGGGCGGGCGCGACGCATCTGCAGAGCCGCTTTCACGACCCGAATCTTGCTGTGTCGCAGCGCCTTCAACGCCTCACGTCGGGTGGCGTAGTCGACCGCTCGTCGGTTGT
This genomic stretch from Mycobacterium paraterrae harbors:
- a CDS encoding ANTAR domain-containing protein; this encodes MANSPTLELAQRMADLSRSVAAPRDIDHVLDGVTSAAVDLLAAADTAGVLLVAKGGKFESLAGTSELIYELDRLQQKHGTGPCIDAAVNELVVRTDDFKTEKRWAPYSQAVWKMGVRSSLSFKLYTGDRTAGALNVFSKEAGGFDADSEVIGSVLAAHAAAAILASREAEQLKSALLSRDLIGQAKGILMERYQVDAVGAFEMLRKLSQQMNVALTDVAQRVVDTR
- the treZ gene encoding malto-oligosyltrehalose trehalohydrolase, with the translated sequence MPEFAVWAPKPETVRLDVEGTVSPMTRDDNGWWRATVDAAADARYGFLVDHDPTPLPDPRSARQPEGVHERSQLWEPAAPGDHGWAGRSVDGAVIYELHIGTFTPEGTFDAAVDKLDYLVDLGVDFVEVMPVNAFSGTHGWGYDGVLWYAVHEPYGGPDGLVRFIEACHRRGLGVLIDAVFNHLGPSGNYLPRFGPYLSSASNPWGEGINIADAESDEVRRYIIGCALRWMRDFGADGLRLDAVHALFDTTAIHILEELSAETDALAQELGRPLSLIAESDLNDPRMITARADHGLGMTAQWDDDIHHAIHTAVSGERQGYYADFGSLGTLATTLRRAFFHAATYSSFRKRRHGRPLDTATIPATRLLAYTCTHDQVGNRALGDRPSQNLTFGQLAVKAALVLTSPYTTMLFMGEEWGASTPFQFFSSHPEPELARATAEGRKKEFADHGWDADDIPDPQDPQTFERSKLNWSELDDGEHARLLQLYKDLIALRRNESDLSDPWLDDMSVDYDEAERWIAVRRGGLTVACNLGVRPVTVPFTGDVVLASEEPAVGAAGAELPAHSFAILRCG